A region from the Streptomyces lydicus genome encodes:
- a CDS encoding transglutaminase-like domain-containing protein: MPHAPGPGPEPEPEPEPDGGRAARRRQFADAARAERPDLAVLCLLIGAEADPALDEAGGDAVQIELDRLAGLLPYSPAGGPGAWARNLAELLGTRCGFGGSPADYRRLESSLLHEVLRRRRGLPILLSVVWMEVARRAGAPVYGVALPGHFVVGFGDPAGAHVLADPFAGGRLLTEEDAGMLVAGATGEPLSARMTTPADPLEIVLRVLNNIRAWAQARPEHSAVQLWALELSLLLPSHPARLRLERAQLLVQRGEFLAGAAELEEYAGVVEAVDPAGAKAIRRQAAAARAMLN, from the coding sequence ATGCCCCACGCACCCGGACCCGGACCCGAGCCGGAACCCGAGCCGGAGCCGGACGGCGGCCGCGCCGCGCGGCGGCGGCAGTTCGCCGACGCGGCGCGTGCCGAGCGGCCCGATCTGGCGGTGCTGTGCCTGCTGATCGGCGCCGAGGCCGACCCCGCGCTGGACGAGGCGGGTGGTGACGCGGTCCAGATCGAGCTGGACCGGCTGGCCGGGCTCCTCCCCTACTCCCCGGCCGGTGGCCCCGGTGCCTGGGCCCGCAACCTCGCCGAGTTGCTGGGCACCCGCTGCGGCTTCGGCGGCTCCCCCGCCGACTACCGGCGGCTGGAGTCCTCGCTGCTGCACGAGGTGCTGCGGCGGCGCCGCGGCCTGCCGATCCTGCTGTCGGTGGTGTGGATGGAGGTGGCGCGGCGGGCCGGCGCACCCGTCTACGGGGTGGCCCTGCCGGGTCATTTCGTCGTCGGCTTCGGCGATCCGGCCGGTGCGCACGTCCTGGCCGATCCGTTCGCGGGCGGGCGGCTGCTCACCGAGGAGGACGCGGGGATGCTGGTCGCCGGCGCCACCGGTGAGCCGCTGAGTGCGCGGATGACGACGCCCGCCGATCCGCTGGAGATCGTGCTGCGGGTGCTCAACAACATCCGGGCCTGGGCGCAGGCGCGCCCGGAGCACAGCGCGGTGCAGCTGTGGGCGCTGGAGCTGTCGCTGCTGCTGCCGAGCCACCCGGCGCGGCTGCGCCTGGAGCGCGCCCAACTGCTGGTCCAGCGCGGCGAGTTCCTTGCCGGGGCGGCCGAGCTGGAGGAGTACGCCGGGGTGGTGGAGGCGGTCGACCCGGCCGGGGCGAAGGCGATACGGCGTCAGGCCGCCGCGGCGCGCGCCATGCTCAACTGA
- the fdxA gene encoding ferredoxin — MTYVIAQPCVDVKDKACIEECPVDCIYEGKRSLYIHPDECVDCGACEPVCPVEAIFYEDDTPEEWKDYYKANVEFFDELGSPGGASKLGLIERDHSFIAALPPQNQ, encoded by the coding sequence GTGACCTACGTCATCGCGCAGCCTTGTGTCGACGTCAAGGACAAGGCGTGCATCGAGGAGTGCCCGGTCGACTGCATCTACGAGGGCAAGCGGTCCTTGTACATCCACCCGGACGAATGCGTCGACTGTGGTGCCTGTGAGCCGGTCTGCCCGGTCGAGGCGATCTTCTACGAGGACGACACCCCGGAGGAGTGGAAGGACTACTACAAGGCCAATGTGGAGTTCTTCGACGAGCTCGGCTCGCCCGGTGGCGCCAGCAAGCTCGGCCTGATCGAGCGCGACCACTCCTTCATCGCGGCCCTTCCGCCGCAGAACCAGTAA
- the dapC gene encoding succinyldiaminopimelate transaminase, producing MGAAPSSRPVSRGSLRDRLPDFPWDRLEPYKATAAAHADGIVDLSVGTPVDPVPALVQQALTAAADSPGYPTVWGTAALRDALTGWAADRLGARGLEHTNVLPVVGSKELVAWLPTQLGLGPGDKVAHPRLAYPTYEVGARLAGAEPVAYDDPWELDPSGLKLLWLNSPSNPTGRVLGADELRRAVAWAREHGVLVVSDECYLELGWEADPVSVLHPDICGGSHDGLVAVHSLSKRSNLAGYRSAFLVGDAAVLGDLLQIRKHGGMMIGAPVQAATVAALGDTAHVAEQRERYARRRTALRGAFEAAGFRIEHSEASLYLWATRDESCWDTVGDLAKRGILVAPGDFYGEAGERFVRIAFTATDERVAAAVRRLAQ from the coding sequence GTGGGCGCAGCACCTTCCTCCCGGCCCGTCTCGCGGGGGTCGCTCCGTGACCGTCTTCCGGACTTCCCCTGGGACCGGCTGGAGCCGTACAAGGCCACTGCCGCCGCACACGCCGACGGCATCGTCGACCTGTCCGTCGGCACCCCGGTCGACCCGGTCCCCGCGCTGGTCCAGCAGGCACTGACCGCGGCGGCCGACAGCCCCGGCTATCCGACGGTGTGGGGGACGGCCGCGCTGCGTGACGCGCTCACCGGCTGGGCGGCCGACCGGCTCGGCGCCCGGGGGCTGGAGCACACCAATGTGCTGCCGGTCGTCGGCTCCAAGGAGCTGGTGGCCTGGCTGCCGACCCAGCTGGGCCTGGGCCCCGGCGACAAGGTCGCCCACCCGCGCCTGGCCTACCCGACGTACGAGGTCGGTGCCCGCCTGGCCGGCGCCGAGCCGGTCGCCTACGACGATCCCTGGGAGCTGGACCCCAGCGGCCTGAAGCTGCTCTGGCTGAACTCGCCGTCCAACCCCACCGGCCGGGTGCTCGGCGCCGACGAGCTGCGCCGCGCCGTCGCCTGGGCGCGCGAGCACGGGGTGCTGGTCGTCAGCGACGAGTGCTACCTGGAGCTGGGCTGGGAGGCCGACCCGGTCTCCGTGCTGCACCCGGACATCTGCGGCGGCTCCCACGACGGCCTCGTCGCCGTGCACTCCCTCTCCAAGCGCTCCAACCTGGCCGGCTACCGCTCCGCCTTCCTCGTCGGCGACGCCGCGGTCCTCGGCGACCTGCTGCAGATCCGCAAGCACGGCGGCATGATGATCGGGGCCCCGGTGCAGGCCGCCACCGTCGCGGCGCTGGGCGACACCGCCCATGTCGCCGAACAGCGCGAGCGCTACGCCCGCCGCCGTACCGCACTGCGCGGCGCCTTCGAGGCCGCGGGCTTCCGCATCGAGCACAGCGAGGCCTCGCTCTACCTCTGGGCGACCCGCGACGAGTCCTGCTGGGACACCGTCGGCGACCTCGCCAAGCGCGGCATCCTCGTCGCCCCCGGCGACTTCTACGGCGAGGCGGGGGAGCGGTTCGTACGGATCGCCTTCACCGCCACCGACGAGCGGGTGGCCGCCGCGGTGCGCCGGCTGGCGCAGTGA
- a CDS encoding sensor histidine kinase: MESEPGAGGPIRIGQEPRNRRQAVAKTMWVGVWLLYLAGPVAQLLQPGVPAAERIWGGLGITLFVLSYVLLVFRHMWWKMTGLLQYGGPALMLALATALSWTLGFSWLVLFIFTSVACAVVLPWRESRWAIPLVTVVLLAVGVRYPEIRGYYLFAYGLPALGVGFMMVGVQHLIHTTAELRAARQEVARLAANDERLRLARDLHDLLGHSLSLITLKSELAGRMLPDRPSDAARQIADIEQVSRQALVDVREAVTGYRRPRLAVELAGARTALRTAGVQVTADPALEGEHRGLATDAESALAWALREAVTNVVRHSGAQRCELLLAEEWEADERCCLCLTVIDDGAGPPRTQHDGNGLSGLRERLALAEGRLETGPAPRGRGFALRAYVPLAADRRSAAAPGSAAAPAPEISPEPAADPA, encoded by the coding sequence ATGGAGAGCGAGCCCGGGGCCGGCGGCCCCATAAGGATCGGGCAGGAGCCCCGCAACCGCCGCCAGGCGGTCGCCAAGACGATGTGGGTCGGCGTCTGGCTGCTGTATCTGGCCGGGCCGGTGGCCCAGCTGCTGCAGCCCGGTGTCCCCGCCGCCGAGCGGATCTGGGGCGGCCTGGGGATCACCCTCTTCGTGCTCTCCTACGTGCTGCTGGTCTTCCGGCACATGTGGTGGAAGATGACCGGCCTGCTGCAGTACGGCGGGCCGGCCCTGATGCTGGCGCTGGCCACCGCGCTCTCGTGGACGCTGGGCTTCTCCTGGCTGGTGCTGTTCATCTTCACCAGCGTGGCCTGCGCCGTGGTGCTGCCCTGGCGGGAGTCGCGCTGGGCCATCCCCCTGGTGACCGTGGTGCTGCTCGCCGTCGGGGTGCGCTATCCGGAGATCCGCGGCTACTACCTCTTCGCCTACGGCCTGCCCGCGCTGGGCGTCGGTTTCATGATGGTCGGGGTACAGCATCTGATCCATACGACCGCGGAGCTGCGCGCCGCCCGCCAGGAGGTCGCCCGCCTCGCCGCCAACGACGAGCGGCTGCGCCTCGCCCGCGATCTGCACGACCTCCTCGGCCACTCCCTCTCGCTGATCACGCTCAAGAGCGAGCTGGCCGGGCGGATGCTGCCGGACCGGCCGTCCGACGCCGCCCGGCAGATCGCCGACATCGAACAGGTCAGCAGGCAGGCGCTGGTCGATGTGCGGGAGGCCGTCACCGGCTACCGACGGCCGCGGCTCGCCGTCGAACTCGCCGGGGCGCGGACCGCGCTGCGTACGGCAGGGGTGCAGGTCACCGCCGACCCCGCGCTGGAGGGCGAACACCGCGGGCTCGCCACCGATGCGGAGAGCGCGCTGGCCTGGGCGCTGCGGGAGGCCGTGACCAATGTCGTACGGCACAGCGGCGCCCAGCGCTGCGAGCTGCTGCTCGCCGAGGAGTGGGAGGCCGACGAACGCTGCTGCCTGTGCCTGACGGTGATCGACGACGGCGCCGGACCGCCCCGCACCCAGCACGACGGCAATGGCCTCAGCGGTCTGCGCGAACGCCTCGCCCTGGCCGAAGGCCGCCTGGAAACCGGCCCCGCCCCGCGGGGCCGCGGCTTCGCCCTCCGGGCCTACGTACCCCTGGCCGCGGACCGGAGGAGTGCTGCTGCCCCGGGGAGCGCCGCGGCCCCCGCCCCGGAGATATCCCCCGAGCCCGCCGCCGACCCGGCGTAG
- a CDS encoding ATP-binding protein, with translation MSHPVTRRIARAALLVAAGAAPVVAAAGSASAADLPAKTLGGLTAPLDSQNTSRTLDHTARHGVGLVNEAGNKAATKLAPALVETAGPVVKKAMPTTQGAADKAEGMVRPIAKHGVSTNTLPLEAAKGLVGSSKGLLAPAQGLLGGLPLGGR, from the coding sequence ATGTCCCACCCCGTTACGCGTCGGATCGCCCGAGCCGCCCTGCTCGTTGCAGCGGGTGCCGCTCCCGTGGTCGCTGCGGCCGGCTCCGCGAGCGCCGCGGATCTGCCCGCCAAGACACTCGGCGGGCTGACGGCGCCCCTGGACTCCCAGAACACCAGCCGGACCCTGGACCACACCGCGCGCCACGGCGTCGGCCTGGTGAACGAGGCCGGCAACAAGGCGGCGACGAAGCTCGCCCCGGCGCTCGTGGAGACCGCCGGCCCGGTCGTGAAGAAGGCCATGCCGACCACCCAGGGTGCCGCGGACAAGGCGGAGGGCATGGTCCGCCCGATCGCCAAGCACGGCGTCTCGACCAACACGCTGCCACTCGAGGCGGCCAAGGGCCTGGTCGGGTCCTCCAAGGGCCTGCTCGCACCGGCTCAGGGCCTGCTCGGCGGCCTTCCGCTCGGCGGCCGCTGA
- a CDS encoding response regulator transcription factor produces the protein MIRLLLAEDQSMVREALAALLSLEDDLEVVAQAARGDEVLAAARAHAVDVALLDIEMPGISGLDAAAALRDELPGVKVVILTTFGRPGYLRRAMECGADAFLVKDAPAARLAEAVRRVLRGERVIDPVLAAAALADGASPLTEREREVLRTAADGSTNAEIADALHLSRGTVRNYLSTAIQKTGARNRAEAVVTARDKGWL, from the coding sequence ATGATCAGACTGCTGTTGGCGGAGGACCAGTCGATGGTCCGGGAGGCGCTGGCCGCGCTGTTGTCGCTGGAGGACGATCTGGAGGTCGTGGCACAGGCGGCGCGCGGGGACGAGGTGCTTGCGGCGGCGCGCGCCCACGCCGTGGACGTCGCGCTCCTGGACATCGAGATGCCCGGCATCAGCGGACTGGACGCCGCGGCCGCGCTGCGTGATGAGCTGCCCGGCGTGAAGGTCGTCATCCTCACCACCTTCGGCCGCCCCGGCTATCTGCGGCGCGCGATGGAGTGCGGCGCCGATGCCTTTCTGGTCAAGGACGCCCCGGCGGCCCGGCTCGCCGAGGCGGTACGGCGTGTACTGCGCGGCGAGCGCGTCATCGACCCGGTGCTGGCCGCGGCCGCGCTCGCCGACGGCGCCAGCCCGCTGACCGAGCGCGAGCGGGAGGTGCTGCGGACCGCCGCCGACGGCTCCACCAACGCCGAGATCGCCGACGCCCTGCACCTGTCCCGGGGCACGGTCCGCAACTACCTCTCCACGGCCATCCAGAAGACCGGCGCCCGCAACCGCGCGGAGGCGGTCGTGACGGCCCGCGACAAGGGCTGGCTGTAG
- a CDS encoding GNAT family N-acetyltransferase, giving the protein MEFLAGGHAEVRITHADVGKRVSVRRLTGGGAGEPAFTDAVGVLTSWDEGVLSITRRNGECVAIEESSLVAAKVVPARRPAAGPQGSPDPSSTAPARRRGPSATALELQRIAARGWPAAETEPLGEWTLRASGGFTRRANSVLPLGDPGVPLDTALERIGRWYEARGLPAVITVATGQAGTDEELASALAERGWAAERHTRVRIAALAPLADLDTDTPSRPVGGAPARVALSREPDADWLALYNRTGGGGPSGEAARAALKVLTGGPSVWFATVHDADGRAAAIGRLVVDGRWAGFAAVEVAPAARRRGLATRVMAALAERALTEGASAAYLQVEADNTGALAFYDRLGFTDHHGYHYRRALPGGGRH; this is encoded by the coding sequence ATGGAATTCCTGGCCGGCGGCCACGCAGAAGTCCGCATCACCCATGCTGACGTGGGCAAAAGGGTATCCGTCCGGCGCTTGACCGGGGGCGGAGCGGGGGAGCCGGCGTTCACGGACGCGGTCGGGGTTCTCACATCCTGGGATGAAGGTGTGCTGAGCATCACACGACGCAACGGTGAATGCGTCGCGATCGAGGAGTCCTCGCTGGTGGCGGCCAAGGTCGTGCCCGCCCGCCGCCCGGCCGCCGGCCCGCAAGGATCCCCGGACCCCTCCTCGACGGCACCGGCCCGCCGCCGGGGCCCGTCGGCCACCGCCCTGGAACTCCAGCGGATCGCCGCCCGCGGCTGGCCCGCCGCGGAGACGGAACCGCTCGGGGAATGGACGCTGCGGGCCTCCGGGGGCTTCACCCGCCGCGCCAACTCCGTCCTGCCGCTCGGCGACCCGGGCGTCCCCCTGGACACGGCGCTGGAGCGGATCGGCCGGTGGTATGAAGCGCGCGGGCTGCCGGCGGTGATCACGGTCGCCACCGGGCAGGCCGGCACCGACGAGGAGCTGGCCTCGGCGCTGGCCGAGCGCGGCTGGGCCGCCGAGCGGCACACCCGGGTCCGGATCGCGGCCCTGGCACCGCTCGCCGACCTCGACACGGATACTCCCTCCCGCCCCGTCGGGGGTGCACCCGCCCGCGTCGCCCTGTCCAGGGAACCGGACGCGGACTGGCTGGCGCTGTACAACCGGACCGGCGGGGGCGGCCCGAGCGGCGAGGCCGCGCGGGCCGCTCTGAAGGTGCTGACCGGCGGGCCCTCGGTGTGGTTCGCGACGGTGCACGACGCGGACGGCCGGGCGGCGGCGATCGGGCGGCTGGTCGTCGACGGGCGCTGGGCGGGTTTCGCGGCGGTCGAGGTGGCACCGGCCGCGCGGCGCCGGGGGCTGGCCACCCGGGTGATGGCGGCGCTCGCCGAGCGGGCCCTCACGGAGGGCGCCTCGGCCGCGTATCTGCAGGTCGAGGCGGACAACACGGGCGCGCTCGCGTTCTACGACCGGCTCGGCTTCACCGACCACCACGGCTACCACTACCGGCGGGCCCTGCCGGGCGGCGGCCGGCACTGA
- a CDS encoding PP2C family protein-serine/threonine phosphatase: MPADRQTESKRLAPALLILAIFVVAVLDATTSPELHISAFLGIAPLYAALRCSFRVTLLVAAVFVVCLVPVDLFTVPDWAPASRVVSIFGVVLVAVFSLVLCRTRLQREALHARTRMVADTVQRAMLRELPLSAGAVEAYGFYVSAQEGARVGGDIYEAIETPHGLRLMIGDVQGKGMPAIGAGLEVLASFREAAQHVDSLEEVADRMEQALARYNTRSVEQGADERFVTALLMEVRDPGGLPQGRVLSCGHIPYYLVRDGKVYERREGEGGLPLGLGTLSGEPRHSVRVHPEPDDWLVLCTDGVTEARGKDGAFYPLAERLAGWTDLEPAELAQTLRADLESFTDGELKDDATALVVRRSPAAAQLSMARAAAA; this comes from the coding sequence ATGCCTGCCGACCGGCAGACGGAGAGCAAACGCCTTGCTCCCGCGCTGCTCATCCTTGCGATCTTCGTCGTCGCGGTCCTGGACGCCACGACCAGCCCTGAGCTGCACATCTCGGCCTTCCTGGGCATCGCCCCGCTGTACGCCGCGCTGCGCTGTTCGTTCCGGGTGACGCTCCTGGTGGCCGCCGTCTTCGTGGTGTGTCTGGTCCCAGTCGACCTCTTCACGGTGCCCGACTGGGCTCCGGCCAGCCGGGTCGTCAGCATCTTCGGCGTGGTCCTGGTGGCCGTCTTCTCCCTGGTGCTGTGCCGCACCCGCCTGCAGCGTGAGGCATTGCACGCCCGTACGCGCATGGTCGCCGACACGGTGCAGCGGGCGATGCTGCGCGAGCTGCCGCTCAGCGCGGGCGCGGTCGAGGCGTACGGCTTCTATGTCTCCGCCCAGGAGGGGGCCCGGGTCGGCGGCGACATCTACGAGGCCATCGAGACCCCGCACGGGCTGCGGCTGATGATCGGCGATGTGCAGGGCAAGGGCATGCCGGCGATCGGGGCGGGCCTGGAGGTGCTGGCGTCGTTCCGGGAGGCCGCCCAGCATGTGGACTCGCTGGAGGAGGTGGCCGACCGCATGGAGCAGGCGCTGGCCCGCTACAACACCCGCTCGGTCGAGCAGGGCGCCGACGAGCGCTTCGTCACGGCGCTGCTGATGGAGGTGCGCGACCCGGGCGGCCTGCCGCAGGGCCGGGTACTGTCCTGCGGCCATATCCCGTACTACCTGGTGCGCGACGGCAAGGTCTACGAACGCCGGGAGGGCGAGGGCGGGCTGCCGCTGGGCCTGGGCACGCTCAGCGGCGAGCCCCGGCACAGCGTCCGGGTGCACCCCGAGCCCGACGACTGGCTGGTGCTGTGCACGGACGGGGTGACCGAGGCGCGCGGCAAGGACGGCGCGTTCTACCCGCTGGCCGAACGGCTGGCCGGGTGGACGGACCTGGAGCCCGCCGAGCTGGCCCAGACCCTCCGGGCCGACCTGGAGAGCTTCACCGACGGTGAGCTCAAGGACGACGCGACCGCGCTGGTCGTCCGCCGCAGCCCCGCCGCCGCTCAGTTGAGCATGGCGCGCGCCGCGGCGGCCTGA
- the dapE gene encoding succinyl-diaminopimelate desuccinylase: protein MERRTDHPALDLSLDAAALTAQLVDFPSESGNEKDLADAVEHALRGLGHLTVDRHGNNVVARTDLGRDERVVLAGHLDTVPIAGNVPSRLDENGVLWGCGTCDMKSGVAVQLRMAATVPAPNRDLTFVFYDQEEVAAHLNGLGHVADAHPDWLAGDFAVLLEPSDGQVEGGCQGTLRVLLRTTGERAHSARSWMGGNAIHAAAPILAKLAAYEPRRPVIDGLEYREGLNAVRVEGGVANNVIPDACTVTVNFRYAPDRTPDEALAHVREVFADCPVDEFVVDDHSPGALPGLSHPAAKAFMAAVGGSAMPKFGWTDVSRFSALGVPAVNYGPGYSLLAHKKDERVEIDRILHCEERLRAWLTA, encoded by the coding sequence ATGGAGCGCCGCACAGACCACCCCGCCCTCGACCTGTCGCTCGATGCCGCCGCGCTCACCGCGCAGCTCGTCGACTTCCCTTCCGAGAGCGGCAACGAGAAGGACCTCGCCGACGCCGTCGAGCACGCCCTGCGCGGACTCGGGCACCTGACCGTCGACCGCCATGGCAACAACGTCGTGGCCCGCACCGACCTGGGCCGCGACGAGCGGGTGGTGCTCGCCGGGCACCTCGACACCGTGCCGATCGCCGGCAACGTCCCCTCCCGGCTGGACGAGAACGGCGTCCTGTGGGGCTGCGGCACCTGCGACATGAAGTCCGGCGTCGCCGTCCAGCTGCGGATGGCCGCCACGGTCCCGGCGCCCAACCGCGACCTGACCTTCGTCTTCTACGACCAGGAAGAGGTCGCCGCGCACCTCAACGGGCTCGGACATGTCGCCGACGCCCACCCCGACTGGCTCGCCGGTGACTTCGCCGTCCTCCTGGAGCCCTCCGACGGCCAGGTGGAGGGCGGCTGCCAGGGCACCCTGCGGGTCCTGCTGCGCACCACCGGTGAGCGCGCGCACTCGGCCCGCAGCTGGATGGGCGGCAACGCGATCCACGCCGCCGCGCCGATCCTGGCGAAGCTCGCCGCCTACGAGCCGCGCCGCCCGGTCATCGACGGCCTCGAATACCGCGAAGGCCTCAACGCCGTACGCGTCGAGGGCGGCGTCGCCAACAACGTCATCCCCGACGCCTGCACGGTCACCGTGAACTTCCGCTACGCGCCGGACCGCACCCCCGACGAGGCGCTGGCCCATGTACGCGAGGTCTTCGCCGACTGCCCGGTGGACGAGTTCGTCGTCGACGACCACTCCCCGGGCGCGCTGCCCGGACTGTCCCACCCGGCGGCCAAGGCCTTCATGGCGGCCGTCGGCGGCAGCGCGATGCCCAAGTTCGGCTGGACCGACGTCTCGCGCTTCAGTGCGCTGGGCGTCCCGGCCGTCAACTACGGCCCCGGTTACTCGCTGCTGGCGCACAAGAAGGACGAACGGGTTGAAATCGACCGCATCCTCCACTGTGAGGAGCGGCTGCGCGCCTGGCTGACCGCCTGA
- a CDS encoding ABC transporter permease, producing MTTLIKLEIIRALRNKKFLFFSVIYPPALYLIIAGGADSKPIPGMKLDMALYFMVSMATLGALTAVLMGNSERIAKERETGWVRQLRLTALPGRGYVAAKMASAATVSLPSILLVMIVAAAVKGVRLEAWQWISIAACTWLGSFVFAALGVAIGYLATGDAVRPITILCYFGLALLGGLWMPLTVLPQWAQDIAEWLPTHAYTALGTAVEAGGAPHMKDMAILAGYLLVFAGGAAWLYRKDTRKA from the coding sequence ATGACCACCCTGATCAAGCTGGAGATCATCCGCGCACTGCGCAACAAGAAGTTCCTCTTCTTCTCGGTGATCTATCCGCCGGCGCTGTACCTGATCATCGCCGGCGGTGCGGACAGCAAGCCGATCCCCGGGATGAAGCTGGACATGGCGCTCTACTTCATGGTCTCCATGGCCACACTCGGTGCCCTGACCGCCGTGCTGATGGGCAACAGCGAGCGCATCGCCAAGGAGCGGGAGACGGGCTGGGTGCGGCAGCTGAGGCTGACGGCCCTGCCCGGACGCGGTTATGTCGCCGCCAAGATGGCCTCCGCCGCGACCGTCAGCCTGCCGTCGATCCTGCTGGTCATGATCGTCGCCGCGGCGGTCAAGGGCGTACGGCTCGAAGCCTGGCAGTGGATCTCCATCGCCGCCTGCACCTGGCTCGGCAGCTTCGTCTTCGCCGCCCTGGGCGTCGCCATCGGCTATCTGGCCACCGGTGACGCGGTCCGCCCGATCACCATCCTGTGCTACTTCGGCCTGGCCCTCCTCGGCGGGCTGTGGATGCCGCTGACGGTCCTGCCGCAGTGGGCGCAGGACATCGCAGAATGGCTGCCGACACATGCGTACACCGCGCTCGGCACCGCCGTGGAGGCCGGTGGGGCACCGCATATGAAGGACATGGCCATACTGGCCGGGTATCTGCTGGTCTTCGCCGGCGGCGCGGCCTGGCTCTACCGCAAGGACACCCGGAAGGCGTGA
- a CDS encoding TIGR00730 family Rossman fold protein, with protein sequence MASPEGAPVPEEQRLGPVLRRQDQVRTGTTDQRLLDSEGPSEWVHTDPWRVMRIQSEFVEGFGALAELGPAVSVFGSARTPRDSKEYDAGVRIGRALVDAGFAVITGGGPGAMEAVNKGANEAGGTSVGLGIELPFEQGMNEYVNLGVDFRYFFVRKTCFVKYARGFVVLPGGLGTLDELFEALTLVQTRKVTRFPIVLFGTSYWSGLVDWLRDTLIAEGKASMHDLELFHLSDDVDEAIALVTKEVGI encoded by the coding sequence ATGGCCAGTCCCGAGGGAGCACCGGTCCCCGAGGAGCAGCGGCTGGGTCCCGTACTGCGCCGCCAGGACCAGGTGCGGACCGGCACCACGGACCAGCGTCTGCTGGACTCCGAGGGCCCCTCCGAGTGGGTGCACACCGACCCCTGGCGCGTGATGCGCATCCAGTCGGAGTTCGTCGAGGGATTCGGCGCGCTGGCCGAGCTGGGCCCGGCCGTCAGCGTCTTCGGCTCGGCCCGTACGCCGCGTGACTCCAAGGAGTACGACGCCGGCGTGCGGATCGGCCGGGCCCTGGTCGACGCCGGTTTCGCGGTGATCACCGGCGGCGGCCCCGGCGCCATGGAGGCCGTCAACAAGGGCGCCAACGAGGCCGGTGGCACCTCTGTCGGGCTGGGCATCGAGCTGCCCTTCGAGCAGGGCATGAACGAGTATGTGAACCTCGGCGTCGACTTCCGGTACTTCTTCGTCCGCAAGACGTGTTTTGTGAAGTACGCCCGCGGGTTCGTGGTGCTCCCCGGCGGGCTCGGCACCCTCGACGAGCTCTTCGAAGCGCTCACCCTCGTCCAGACCCGTAAGGTCACCCGCTTCCCGATCGTGCTGTTCGGCACGTCCTACTGGAGCGGACTGGTCGACTGGCTGCGCGACACCCTCATCGCCGAGGGCAAGGCGTCGATGCACGACCTGGAGCTCTTCCACCTCAGCGACGACGTGGACGAGGCGATCGCGCTGGTGACCAAGGAGGTCGGGATCTGA
- a CDS encoding heavy metal transporter, with the protein MSAQPSPSVRRTRPWRIAAAVAVLIGLACYVAVQYITGGPGAPRCTVRGAGDADAYELSPEQAANAATIAAVASSRGLPERAVTIALATAMQESGLRNLEFGDRDSVGLFQQRPSQDWGTVQKIMDPVYSAGEFYRHLEHVPGYSRLPLTVAAQRVQHSGYPQAYAKHEANAAQLTGALTGRDEGAMTCTESRPVDSRAAGGAAKVREKLVREFGPRVLPRAGAGGSAAGGGRGVTIPVRAAGAMAVGDTPRRGWELATWAMAHSAELHIEQISYAGRTWTAADSGNGWQQKPAASAAAARDVRIITGQ; encoded by the coding sequence GTGTCCGCGCAGCCCTCACCCTCCGTCCGCCGCACCCGCCCGTGGCGTATCGCCGCGGCCGTCGCCGTGCTCATCGGACTGGCCTGCTATGTCGCGGTGCAGTACATCACCGGCGGCCCGGGAGCACCGCGCTGCACGGTGCGCGGCGCGGGCGACGCCGATGCCTACGAGCTCTCCCCCGAGCAGGCCGCGAACGCCGCGACGATCGCGGCCGTGGCGTCCTCGCGCGGGCTGCCGGAGCGGGCGGTGACCATCGCGCTGGCGACCGCGATGCAGGAGTCGGGGCTGCGCAATCTCGAATTCGGTGACCGGGATTCGGTCGGGCTCTTCCAGCAGCGGCCGTCGCAGGACTGGGGCACCGTGCAGAAGATCATGGATCCGGTCTACTCGGCCGGGGAGTTCTACCGGCATCTGGAGCATGTGCCCGGCTACTCCCGGCTCCCGCTGACCGTCGCCGCACAGCGGGTGCAGCACAGCGGCTACCCGCAGGCCTACGCCAAGCACGAGGCGAACGCGGCACAGTTGACCGGGGCTCTCACCGGCCGCGACGAGGGCGCGATGACCTGCACCGAGAGCCGCCCGGTGGACAGCAGGGCGGCGGGCGGCGCCGCGAAGGTGCGGGAGAAGCTGGTGCGGGAGTTCGGCCCCCGGGTGCTGCCGCGGGCGGGCGCCGGCGGGAGCGCCGCGGGCGGCGGGCGCGGGGTGACGATACCGGTGCGGGCGGCCGGCGCGATGGCCGTGGGCGATACCCCGCGGCGCGGCTGGGAGCTGGCGACGTGGGCGATGGCGCACTCCGCCGAGCTGCACATCGAACAGATCTCTTACGCCGGCCGGACGTGGACCGCGGCCGATTCGGGGAACGGCTGGCAGCAGAAGCCGGCCGCCTCCGCGGCGGCCGCGCGCGACGTTCGTATCATCACCGGGCAATAG